The following coding sequences are from one Schizosaccharomyces osmophilus chromosome 1, complete sequence window:
- the rpb2 gene encoding RNA polymerase II complex subunit Rpb2 — protein sequence MSYEDYQYNETLTQEDCWTVISSFFEETSLARQQLFSFDEFVQNTMQEIVDDDSTLTLDQYAQHTGAQGDVTRRYEINFGQIYLSRPTMTEADGSTTTMFPQEARLRNLTYSSPLYVDMRKKVMVAADSNVPIGEEEWLVEEEDEDPSKVFIGKIPIMLRSTFCILNGVSDAELYDLNECPYDQGGYFIINGSEKVIIAQERSAANIVQVFRKAAPSPIALVAEIRSAVERGSRLISSMQIKLMARNAENSGQTIRATLPYIRSDIPIVIVFRALGVVPDRDILEHICYDPNDLQMLEMMKPCIEEAFVIQDKDIALDFIGKRGSTTGVTREKRLRYAHDILQKELLPHITTMEGFETRKAFFLGYMINRMLLCALERREPDDRDHFGRKRLDLAGPLLASLFRMLFRKMTRDVYKYMQKCVETNREFNLTLAVKSNTITNGLRYSLATGNWGDQKRSMMNRVGVSQVLNRYTFASTLSHLRRTNTPIGRDGKLAKPRQLHNTHWGMVCPAETPEGQACGLVKNLALMSYVSVGSPAAPIIEFLEEWGLESLEDYNPSASPNATKVFVNGVWLGVHRDPAHLTDTLRSLRRRLDISAEVSIVRDIREKELRLFTDAGRICRPLFIVDNDPNSETRGELSIRKEHVQQLIEDRDRFDIDPEQKFGWTALVSSGLIEYLDAEEEETVMIAMTPEDLEASRQMNAGYEVKEELDPAQRVKPAPNPHVHTYTHCEIHPAMILGILASIIPFPDHNQSPRNTYQSAMGKQAMGVYLTNYQVRMDTMANILYYPQKPLATTRSMEYLKFRELPAGQNAIVAILCYSGYNQEDSIIMNQASIDRGLFRSIFYRTYTDQEKKIGMTVMEEFERPARSTTLRMKHGTYDKLEDDGLIAPGTRVSGDDIIIGKTAPIPVDNEEMGQRTQLHAKRDVSTPLRSTESGIVDQVLVTTNQEGLKFVKVRMRSTRVPQIGDKFASRHGQKGTIGMTYRHEDMPFSAQGVVPDVIINPHAIPSRMTVAHLIECQLSKVSALSGFEGDATPFTDVTVEAVSKLLRSHGFQSRGFEVMYHGHTGRKLVSQVFLGPTYYQRLKHLVDDKIHARARGPVQILTRQPVEGRSRDGGLRFGEMERDCQISHGCSSVMRERLFDCSDAYRVVACDLCGLVAIASYKKNSYECRSCQNRTRFSQIYLPYAAKLLFQELMSMNIAPRLFTKNHKI from the exons ATGTCTTATGAGGATT ATCAATACAATGAGACATTGACTCAAGAAGATTGTTGGACGGTGATCTCGTCGTTTTTTGAGGAGACGTCGCTGGCTCGTCAGCAGTTGTTCTCTTTCGATGAATTTGTCCAAAATACTATGCAAGAGATTGTCGACGATGACTCTACATTGACTTTGGATCAATATGCTCAGCATACAGGTGCTCAAGGCGATGTTACTCGTCGTTACGAAATTAATTTTGGACAAATTTATCTCTCGAGACCTACTATGACAGAAGCCGATGGCAGTACAACTACTATGTTCCCACAAGAAGCTCGACTTCGTAATCTTACTTACTCTTCTCCTCTCTACGTGGATATGCGTAAAAAGGTCATGGTGGCTGCTGACTCAAACGTCCCTATTGGTGAGGAAGAATGGCtcgttgaagaagaagatgaagacCCTTCAAAGGTTTTCATTGGAAAAATTCCTATTATGTTACGCTCTaccttttgtattttgaaTGGTGTTAGCGATGCCGAGCTTTATGATCTTAACGAATGCCCATACGATCAGGGTGGGtatttcattattaatGGTTCAGAGAAGGTTATTATTGCACAGGAACGGTCTGCTGCTAATATCGTTCAAGTTTTTCGTAAAGCTGCTCCTAGTCCAATTGCTCTTGTTGCCGAAATCCGGTCTGCTGTTGAACGGGGCAGTCgattaatttcttctatGCAAATTAAGTTAATGGCTCGAAATGCGGAAAATTCCGGTCAAACTATCCGAGCTACTTTACCGTATATTCGTAGTGACATTCCTATCGTCATTGTCTTCCGTGCATTAGGTGTCGTGCCAGACCGTGATATCTTAGAACACATCTGTTATGATCCAAATGATTTGCAAATGCTGGAAATGATGAAACCATGCATTGAAGAGGCTTTTGTTATTCAAGACAAAGATATCGCATTAGATTTTATCGGTAAACGTGGTAGCACAACTGGTGTTACTCGAGAAAAACGTCTTCGTTATGCTCATGATATTCTGCAGAAGGAATTATTACCCCATATTACTACCATGGAAGGTTTTGAAACTAGAAaagcattctttttggGTTATATGATTAATCGTATGCTTCTTTGTGCGCTGGAACGCCGTGAGCCTGACGATCGTGAtcattttggaagaaagcGTTTAGATCTTGCTGGTCCTTTGCTAGCATCTTTGTTTAGAATGCTCTTTAGAAAAATGACTCGTGATGTTTATAAGTACATGCAGAAATGTGTCGAAACCAACCGCGAGTTTAATCTTACTTTGGCTGTGAAATCCAATACAATAACTAACGGTTTACGTTATTCTTTAGCAACCGGTAACTGGGGTGATCAAAAGAGAAGCATGATGAACAGAGTCGGTGTTTCACAAGTCCTTAATAGATATACATTTGCCTCTACCCTATCTCATTTGCGTCGAACCAACACTCCTATTGGGAGAGATGGTAAACTTGCAAAACCCCGTCAACTTCACAATACCCATTGGGGTATGGTTTGTCCAGCTGAAACACCAGAGGGACAAGCATGCGGCTTGGTAAAGAATTTGGCACTTATGAGTTACGTTTCAGTCGGTTCACCGGCTGCACCTATCattgaatttttggaagaatggGGTTTGGAAAGCTTAGAAGACTATAATCCTTCGGCATCTCCGAATGCTACTAAAGTGTTTGTTAACGGTGTTTGGTTGGGTGTGCATCGTGACCCTGCTCACTTGACAGACACTTTGAGAAGTTTGCGTCGGCGTCTAGATATTTCAGCGGAAGTTAGCATTGTTCGAGATATTAGGGAAAAGGAGCTTCGGCTGTTTACTGATGCTGGCCGTATTTGTCGTCCATTATTTATTGTCGATAACGATCCTAATAGCGAAACCAGAGGAGAACTCTCTATCCGTAAAGAACACGTTCAGCAATTAATTGAGGATCGTGACCGTTTCGATATTGATCCAGAACAAAAATTTGGCTGGACTGCTTTGGTTTCAAGTGGATTGATTGAATATTTGGATGccgaagaagaggaaacaGTAATGATTGCTATGACTCCGGAAGACCTTGAAGCTTCTCGCCAAATGAATGCAGGCTACgaagtaaaagaagaattagaTCCGGCTCAAAGAGTAAAACCTGCTCCTAATCCCCACGTGCATACTTATACCCATTGCGAAATTCATCCGGCGATGATCCTTGGTATTCTAGCAAGCATCATTCCTTTCCCAGACCACAATCAGTCGCCTCGTAATACTTACCAGTCAGCAATGGGTAAGCAAGCTATGGGTGTTTACTTGACCAATTACCAAGTTAGAATGGATACAATGGCAAACATTTTGTATTATCCTCAAAAGCCATTGGCAACAACTCGATCTATGGAATATCTTAAATTCCGAGAGCTACCTGCTGGTCAGAATGCTATCGTTGCCATTTTGTGTTACAGTGGTTATAATCAAGAAGATTCTATCATTATGAACCAAGCTAGTATTGATCGTGGTTTATTCCGCAGTATCTTTTACCGAACCTATACagatcaagaaaagaaaattggtATGACTGTCATGGAAGAGTTTGAACGTCCCGCTAGATCTACCACTCTTCGAATGAAGCATGGTACTTATGACAAACTTGAAGATGACGGTCTAATCGCTCCTGGAACTCGTGTATCAGGAGATGATATAATTATCGGAAAAACAGCACCAATACCCGTGGACAATGAAGAAATGGGGCAACGAACTCAGTTGCATGCTAAACGTGATGTTTCAACTCCACTTCGTAGTACTGAAAGTGGTATTGTAGATCAAGTATTGGTAACTACAAATCAAGAAGGTCTCAAATTCGTCAAGGTCAGAATGCGCAGTACCAGAGTTCCTCAAATTGGTGATAAGTTTGCTTCTCGACACGGTCAGAAAGGTACAATTGGTATGACTTATAGACATGAAGATATGCCTTTCTCAGCACAAGGTGTTGTGCCTGATGTCATCATTAATCCTCATGCTATTCCATCTCGAATGACGGTTGCACATTTAATCGAATGTCAACTAAGCAAAGTATCTGCCTTGTCAGGTTTTGAAGGTGATGCTACACCTTTTACTGATGTTACTGTAGAAGCGGTTTCAAAACTTCTGCGTTCTCATGGCTTTCAGTCTCGTGGTTTTGAAGTTATGTATCATGGCCATACCGGAAGAAAGCTAGTCTCGCAAGTATTCCTCGGCCCAACGTATTACCAACGTTTAAAGCATTTGGTGGATGATAAAATTCACGCTCGTGCTAGAGGACCAGTGCAGATTTTAACCCGACAACCAGTTGAAGGACGTTCCCGAGATGGTGGTTTACGTTTCGGTGAAATGGAACGAGATTGTCAAATTTCCCATGGATGCAGTAGTGTTATGCGAGAGCGTTTGTTTGACTGTTCAGATGCTTATAGAGTCGTGGCCTGCGATTTATGTGGCTTGGTAGCTATTGCAAGttataaaaagaactcTTATGAATGCCGTTCTTGTCAAAATCGCACGAGATTTAGTCAAATCTATCTTCCTTATGCCGCTAAGCTACTTTTCCAAGAATTGATGTCTATGAATATTGCTCCTCGCCTATTTACTAAAAATCacaaaatttaa